The Flavobacteriales bacterium genome contains the following window.
TATCAGTTTTAAAGGTGAAGACTCCGCAAGCGCTTTAGACAATATGGTTATTGCTGAGGTAAAGCAAGAAAAGGTAAATTACGCCTCAACTTTTATGCGTGTTATCAAAAAGAAAGGCGTAAGACCTTTTAGGATTAGTAAATATTGCATGGCTACGGCCAGTCTTTTTCCTCTTCTAAAAAATAATAATTTTAAACCCAAATTTTTAAAAATAAACAAACTTCAAGATGATTAGCGATTTACTATTTATACTAGCAGATGTTGAAATATTCGGATCTGACTTTTTTGATAAAAAAGATTTTATAGAGTTATTGGTACGCTCTGCATTTAACTTTCTTATTGTAGGCTATATTGTTAGATACCTATACTATCCGGTTACTAAAAACAAGGATTATCTGTTTACTTATTTACTTATAAGTGTAACCGTTTTCTTCCTTTGTTTCTTATTAGAAAATGTAAAGCTTGAGCTGGGTTTTGCCTTGGGTCTTTTTGCCATATTTGGTATTATCCGCTATCGTACAGATGCTATTCCTATTAAGGAAATGACCTATTTGTTTATTGTGATAGGTATTTCAGTAATGAATGCATTAGTAAACAAAAAAATCAGCCATGCTGAAGTCCTTTTTACTAATGTGATGTTTATTGCCATAACGTATGGTTTAGAGAAAATATGGCTATTAAAACATGAGTCGAGAAAAAACATTGTCTTTGAAAAGATTGAGCTTATACTACCAGAAAGAAAAGAAGAGCTGATGGCTGATTTGAAGGAAAGAACGGGACTTAATATTACTCGAGTAGAAGTTCGAAATGTTGATTTTTTAAGAGATACAGCTAATCTAAGAATATTTTATTTTGAAGATGAACAAAAGTAGTTTCATACTGCTATTATGTTGTCCTTTTTTGCTATTTGCACAGGAACAAGACTTTCAGCTATGGTCAAAAGTTGGCGTTTCTTATGATTTAAATAAAGATCTAAGAGTGTCTTTAGATCAAGCCTATCGAGCAAGAGAAAACGCTTCTTTGCCAGATGTCACATTTAGCAATGTATCTGTTAAATACGATTTGAAAAAAAGATGGTCTGTAGCCTTAGGCTATCGATTTATCAATGATTTTGATTTATCTCAAAATAGCTCTTCCAGCCATCGTATTTATACCGATATAAATTATAGAAAAAAACAAAAACGTTGGTTGCTAAAAAATAGGCTACGTTATCAGTATCAAGAAGAAAACTTTACTTTAAGAGATAAGGTATCTTTGTCATATAACGTCCGAAAAACACCTTTGGAACCCTACACAGCCTTTGAGTTATTTTTCAAAGAAGCAGAGTTTAAGAAATGGAGATATACTCTTGGAGCATCTTATCCATTATCAAAACCATTAGATGCAAGTGCCTATTATAGATTGCAGCAATCTTTTAATACCAACAACCCCAAACAATTGCATATCTTAGGAGTAGGAATAGACTATAAATTCTAATATGTCAACTAAAAGAAAGTATTCCATATTTGTATTACCCGCATTATTCATTTTAGTGCTTTTTGCTGTCGAATGGATAGAATACTCTAATGGAATACGCTTTGTTAA
Protein-coding sequences here:
- a CDS encoding DUF4956 domain-containing protein, which encodes MISDLLFILADVEIFGSDFFDKKDFIELLVRSAFNFLIVGYIVRYLYYPVTKNKDYLFTYLLISVTVFFLCFLLENVKLELGFALGLFAIFGIIRYRTDAIPIKEMTYLFIVIGISVMNALVNKKISHAEVLFTNVMFIAITYGLEKIWLLKHESRKNIVFEKIELILPERKEELMADLKERTGLNITRVEVRNVDFLRDTANLRIFYFEDEQK
- a CDS encoding DUF2490 domain-containing protein — translated: MNKSSFILLLCCPFLLFAQEQDFQLWSKVGVSYDLNKDLRVSLDQAYRARENASLPDVTFSNVSVKYDLKKRWSVALGYRFINDFDLSQNSSSSHRIYTDINYRKKQKRWLLKNRLRYQYQEENFTLRDKVSLSYNVRKTPLEPYTAFELFFKEAEFKKWRYTLGASYPLSKPLDASAYYRLQQSFNTNNPKQLHILGVGIDYKF